GCAATGTCAAGAGCAAGCGAAAATCTTCTCTCCATCGGCTCGTGGAGATAACTTATTGTCGGATTCAACTGCGTCTTATATATCTCACCAAGCACCATAGTATAAAGCATTGAATTCCCAAAAGATATCAAGCAATTAACAGCGTTCTCGGGCGGTCTCTTTGTCCTTTTCCCAAAATCAAAAAATTCATCATCAATAATATAACCCCACCCCTTGTAATATGCACTCCTTATACGCGCCTCAAGAGTCATCAAATCATTTATCTCATCAATACAATCAATCTTTACTCTCTCATTTTCAACCATCTCAATAAAAACTTCCAATTCTGTCCGTTCATCAACATAGGACTTCAAATTCTTCAACATATTAAAAGATGCTCCATCAACAAACTTTTTAGCTATCTCAACCCTAAGGTCATAATCAAGATAGTGCTCCACCTGTTTGACAAGCAATCTTCCCGAGTTCAAAAATTCACGCGGGTAGAAACTACCCGAATAAAATCCAAAGCGATTGAAAACATGAAGCACTATGTTGTTCTGTGAAAGAAAATTGAAAAACTTTGTGTTAAATGTGAGCTCCCCAAAAACATAAATCGCCTCAATATCCTCAACCGGAATCGGTCTTCGCTTAACCGCCCCATTATCTTCAACCTCTGGATAACCAACAAAGCATAAAACTTCATCATCAGCAACCTCCTCACCAATAGGTTCAAAATAAATAGTGTTATCCCTTCTCCTTAAAATTCCAGACGAAAAAATATAATACGGCTTTGGCATAACCCCTTAAAAAATTTAATTTTCACTCCAACAAAGCTGGAAATAACTGCAACCCCTGCATTTACTCTTCTCTATTTTTGCCGGTGGCTTATCTTGACGAACTATCTTAAGGATATCATTCAAAATGTCATTCATCATCTCAAAATCTCCATCCAAGAGCTCAACATCAATTGTTTTCCTCAACTTTGGATAATTTATTCTCCCTTTTGCCCCAACCCCTTTATTTCTCAAATAAAAAAGATAATACTTAACCTGCCAGATATGCCCCTCTTCAAATGAGTCCGACTTCTTAACCTCATGAACTACCCCGTCCCTGTAGTCAAACCAATCAATTGCAATTGTATCATCAATCTTCA
The Candidatus Thermokryptus mobilis genome window above contains:
- the cas1b gene encoding type I-B CRISPR-associated endonuclease Cas1b, which produces MPKPYYIFSSGILRRRDNTIYFEPIGEEVADDEVLCFVGYPEVEDNGAVKRRPIPVEDIEAIYVFGELTFNTKFFNFLSQNNIVLHVFNRFGFYSGSFYPREFLNSGRLLVKQVEHYLDYDLRVEIAKKFVDGASFNMLKNLKSYVDERTELEVFIEMVENERVKIDCIDEINDLMTLEARIRSAYYKGWGYIIDDEFFDFGKRTKRPPENAVNCLISFGNSMLYTMVLGEIYKTQLNPTISYLHEPMERRFSLALDIAEVFKPVIVDRLIFKLINRGQIREEHFVSELNYCYLNEEGRKVFVRELNDFVESTVKHRTLGRNISYKGLIRLECYKLIKHLFGDEEYKPFKVWWV
- the cas4 gene encoding CRISPR-associated protein Cas4; amino-acid sequence: MNLKQTYLNEMIYENPRITGVMVNYYFHCKRQLWFFANHIEMEHNSDFVEIGKILSEIFYRDKEKDLKIDDTIAIDWFDYRDGVVHEVKKSDSFEEGHIWQVKYYLFYLRNKGVGAKGRINYPKLRKTIDVELLDGDFEMMNDILNDILKIVRQDKPPAKIEKSKCRGCSYFQLCWSEN